The Candidatus Thermoplasmatota archaeon genomic sequence GATCGAGCGCCTGGACGAGCGCCGCGCGGCGGGCCAGCTCACGTCGCTCCAGCACCAGAAGATGCGCGAGAAGAAGGTCGCGGAGCTCGCGGAGATCGAGCGGCAGATCGCCGAGATGGAGAACGGCGGGTAGCGCCGCGCCGCACCGGCGCAGGCGCATCGGAGCGGCCGGCGCGCGGACCCGGTCCCGGACCCCGACCCGGACCCGGTCCCGGACCCGGACCCGGTCCCAGACCCGGACCCGGTCCCGAGACCCGGCACCCGGATCCCGGTCCCGGTGCCCGACTCCCGGTCCCAATCCCGAGACCCGGCACCCGGCTCCGGCGCCCGGATCCGGGGCTCGACGCCCAGCGTTCGCCGGGGGCGTGTGTTTTCGGTCGCCGCGCGCCTCAGAGCCACCGTAAGTGCTTTAATAGGGGGTCGTATTCGGAAGCACCCGCCCCAGGAGCCTTTCACGATGTCCTCCGCTTCCCCCTTCGCTGCGACGGTCGAGCGCCTCGACGTCGCGGGCCGCGCGCTCCGGTATTACAGCCTCCCGAAGCTCGAGTCGGCCCTCGGTCTTCCGCGCGGCCACCTCGCGAAGCTGCCGGTGAGCCTCCGCATCGTGCTCGAGTCGCTCGTGCGGAACTGCGACGGGAAGGCCGTTTCCGAGAACGACGTCCGGACGCTTGCGACGTGGAAGGCGTCGGACCCGGCGGACGTGGAGATCCCGTTCAAGGTGGCGCGCGTCGTGATGCAGGACTTCACGGGCGTGCCGGCCATCGTGGACCTCGCGGCGATGCGCGATGCGGTGAAGCGCGCGGGCCGCGACGCGAAGGTCATCAACCCGCAGGTGCGCGTGGACCTCGTCATCGACCACTCGGTGCAGGTCGACTTCGCGGGCACGAAGGATGCGTTCGCGAAGAACGTGCAGATGGAGTTCGGGCGGAACGGCGAGCGCTACGAGTTCCTGAAGTGGGGCCAGCAGGCCTTCGAGAACTTCCACGTCGTGCCCCCGGGCATCGGCATCATCCACCAGGTCAACCTGGAGCATCTCGCGAAGGGCGTCCTCGTCGAGGGCGACGTCGCGTTCCCCGACACGCTCGTGGGCACGGATTCGCACACGACGATGATCAACGGCCTCGGCGTGGTCGGCTGGGGCGTCGGCGGGATCGAGGCCGAAGCCGCGATGCTCGGACAGCCGGTCGCGTTCCTCACGCCGAAGGTGATCGGCGTCAACCTCACGGGGCGCCTGCGCCAGGGCGTCACGGCGACGGACCTCGTCCTCGCGGTCACGGAGAAGCTCCGCGCGATGGACGTCGTCGGCCAGTTCGTCGAGTTCTTCGGCGAGGGCACCGCGTCGCTCTCGCTCCCCGACCGCGCGACCATCGCGAACATGGCGCCCGAGTACGGCGCGACGATGGGCTTCTTCCCCGTCGACGGGGAGACGATCGCGTACCTGCGCGGCACGGGCCGCACGGACGAGGAGTGCGCGCGCGCCGAGGCGTACTACAAGGCGCAGGGTCTCTTCGGCATCCCGAAGGAGGGCGAGGTGGCCTACTCGGAGACGGTCACGATCGACCTCTCGACCATCATGCCCTCGGTCGCGGGGCCGAAGCTCCCGCAGGACCGCGTGAACCTCGCCGAGGTCAAGCGCGACTTCCGGCATTGCTTCGAGGAGCCCACGACGGGCCGCGGCTTCGGCATGAAGGGCAAGCCCTTCGACAAGACCGTCGCGGTCGAGCACCCCGCCGGCGAGCGCCACGCGCTCGGCCACGGAAGCATCGTCATCGCGGCGATCACGAGCTGCACGAACACGTCCAACCCGAGCGTCATGGTCGGCGCGGGTCTCCTCGCGAAGAAGGCTGTCGAGAAGGGCCTCCGCGTACCCTCGCACGTCAAGACCTCCCTCGCGCCGGGATCGCGCGTCGTCTCGCGCTACCTCGACACCGCGGGCCTCCTCCCGTATCTCGAGAAGCTCGGCTTCGCGGTCGTCGGCTACGGCTGCACGACCTGCATCGGCAACTCGGGGCCGCTTCCCGAGACGATCGAG encodes the following:
- the acnA gene encoding aconitate hydratase AcnA; the protein is MSSASPFAATVERLDVAGRALRYYSLPKLESALGLPRGHLAKLPVSLRIVLESLVRNCDGKAVSENDVRTLATWKASDPADVEIPFKVARVVMQDFTGVPAIVDLAAMRDAVKRAGRDAKVINPQVRVDLVIDHSVQVDFAGTKDAFAKNVQMEFGRNGERYEFLKWGQQAFENFHVVPPGIGIIHQVNLEHLAKGVLVEGDVAFPDTLVGTDSHTTMINGLGVVGWGVGGIEAEAAMLGQPVAFLTPKVIGVNLTGRLRQGVTATDLVLAVTEKLRAMDVVGQFVEFFGEGTASLSLPDRATIANMAPEYGATMGFFPVDGETIAYLRGTGRTDEECARAEAYYKAQGLFGIPKEGEVAYSETVTIDLSTIMPSVAGPKLPQDRVNLAEVKRDFRHCFEEPTTGRGFGMKGKPFDKTVAVEHPAGERHALGHGSIVIAAITSCTNTSNPSVMVGAGLLAKKAVEKGLRVPSHVKTSLAPGSRVVSRYLDTAGLLPYLEKLGFAVVGYGCTTCIGNSGPLPETIEKAVKENDLVVASVLSGNRNFEARVHPDVRANYLMSPPLVVAYALAGSVNVDLATEPLGTDAAGKPVFLKDVWPSQEEIKTALAHALDPKVFRELYADVPRQSPAWNALKAPTGGTYAWTTSSTYIQEPPFFQGFTAGRKGIRPIENARALLVLGDNVTTDHISPAGPISAKTPAGQYLMSLGVQPIDFNQYGTRRGNDRVMTRGTFANTRIKNQMVPGVEGGVTKHQPDGAQMSVFEASEKYRQAGVPLVVLAGKNYGTGSSRDWAAKGTKLLGVRAVVAESFERIHRSNLVGMGVLPLTFPAGASAKSLGLTGAETFSFEGVGDGMKPGQKVTMRWTKPDGSKGEVVLEARLDTPIEVEYYRAGGILDYVLGNLLSK